A stretch of the Danio rerio strain Tuebingen ecotype United States chromosome 18, GRCz12tu, whole genome shotgun sequence genome encodes the following:
- the LOC141378765 gene encoding uncharacterized protein isoform X5, translating to MGYGQNNIFINVTESLINTYIHVEKSEVLQGSDAEFICSTSSPLNKTQSKNIILAYLIKNEKPVKVNIWNTEEMKTTFTLRDVRMEDAGMYSCAVLLNMLPHHERRFKQNNKVNFQIAAESDRSTSTVIIILTYGMIMLIILLLGLWFLIQKQGCIVGKKRSLRIETELEQTEVIYEVSPKPDTAGTDEIRSIVCAASENDFSDYNNLVLYNE from the exons AATCTCTGATTAACACATATATTCATGTGGAGAAGTCTGAGGTGTTACAGGGAAGTGATGCTGAGTTTATCTGTTCAACATCAAGTCCTTTAAACAAAACACAGTCCAAGAACATCATTTTGGCTTacctcattaaaaatgaaaagccTGTTAAAGTCAACATTTGGAACACCGAGGAGATGAAGACGACGTTCACCCTTAGAGACGTCAGGATGGAAGATGCTGGAATGTACAGTTGTGCTGTGTTATTAAACATGCTTCCTCACCATGAAAGAAGatttaagcaaaataataaaGTCAACTTTCAGATAGCTG CGGAGTCTGATAGGAGCACTTCCACAGTCATAATCATCTTAACATACGGCATGATAATGTTGATAATTCTGTTGCTGGGACTTTGGTTCCTCATCCAAAAACAAG GGTGTATTGTAGGAAAGAAAAG ATCTTTGAGGATTGAGACAGAGCTTGAACAAACAGAAGTGATTTATGAAG TATCACCCAAACCTGATACTGCTGGTACTGATGAAATACGAAGCATTGTCTG CGCTGCCTCAGAGAATGATTTCTCTGATTACA ataaCCTAGTACTGTACAATGAATAG
- the LOC141378765 gene encoding uncharacterized protein isoform X6, whose protein sequence is MPVTYKSLINTYIHVEKSEVLQGSDAEFICSTSSPLNKTQSKNIILAYLIKNEKPVKVNIWNTEEMKTTFTLRDVRMEDAGMYSCAVLLNMLPHHERRFKQNNKVNFQIAAESDRSTSTVIIILTYGMIMLIILLLGLWFLIQKQGCIVGKKRSLRIETELEQTEVIYEVSPKPDTAGTDEIRSIVCAASENDFSDYNNLVLYNE, encoded by the exons AATCTCTGATTAACACATATATTCATGTGGAGAAGTCTGAGGTGTTACAGGGAAGTGATGCTGAGTTTATCTGTTCAACATCAAGTCCTTTAAACAAAACACAGTCCAAGAACATCATTTTGGCTTacctcattaaaaatgaaaagccTGTTAAAGTCAACATTTGGAACACCGAGGAGATGAAGACGACGTTCACCCTTAGAGACGTCAGGATGGAAGATGCTGGAATGTACAGTTGTGCTGTGTTATTAAACATGCTTCCTCACCATGAAAGAAGatttaagcaaaataataaaGTCAACTTTCAGATAGCTG CGGAGTCTGATAGGAGCACTTCCACAGTCATAATCATCTTAACATACGGCATGATAATGTTGATAATTCTGTTGCTGGGACTTTGGTTCCTCATCCAAAAACAAG GGTGTATTGTAGGAAAGAAAAG ATCTTTGAGGATTGAGACAGAGCTTGAACAAACAGAAGTGATTTATGAAG TATCACCCAAACCTGATACTGCTGGTACTGATGAAATACGAAGCATTGTCTG CGCTGCCTCAGAGAATGATTTCTCTGATTACA ataaCCTAGTACTGTACAATGAATAG